One window of Saccharopolyspora phatthalungensis genomic DNA carries:
- the ilvC gene encoding ketol-acid reductoisomerase has protein sequence MAVEIFYDADADLGIVQGRKVAVIGYGSQGHAHALSLRDSGVDVRIGLPESSKSRAKAEEEGLRVLTPSEAAAEADVIMILAPDTKQRQIYAEDIAPNLKQGDALFFGHGFNIRYGLIQPPADVDVAMVAPKGPGHLVRRQFVDGKGVPCLIAVEQDASGNAQALALSYAAAIGGARAGVIKTTFKEETETDLFGEQAVLCGGASALVQNGFEVLVEAGYQPEIAYFEVLHELKLIVDLMWEGGIAGQRYSCSDTAEYGDLTRGPRVIDAHVKESMRKILGEIQDGSFAKEWVAEDESGRPNFTRLQAEGNAHQIEEVGKKLRALMSWTNK, from the coding sequence ATGGCAGTTGAAATCTTCTACGACGCGGACGCCGATCTGGGCATCGTGCAGGGGCGCAAGGTCGCGGTCATCGGCTACGGCAGCCAGGGCCACGCCCACGCGCTGAGCCTGCGGGACTCGGGCGTGGATGTGCGGATCGGTCTTCCCGAGAGCTCCAAGTCGCGTGCCAAGGCGGAGGAAGAGGGCCTGCGGGTGCTCACCCCGTCCGAGGCCGCCGCGGAAGCCGACGTGATCATGATCCTGGCGCCCGACACCAAGCAGCGCCAGATCTACGCCGAGGACATCGCGCCGAACCTAAAGCAGGGCGATGCGCTGTTCTTCGGCCACGGCTTCAACATCCGCTACGGCCTGATCCAGCCGCCGGCCGACGTGGACGTCGCGATGGTCGCGCCGAAGGGGCCGGGTCACCTGGTGCGCCGCCAGTTCGTCGACGGCAAGGGCGTGCCGTGCCTGATCGCCGTGGAGCAGGACGCCTCGGGCAACGCTCAGGCGCTGGCGCTGTCCTACGCCGCCGCCATCGGTGGCGCGCGGGCCGGGGTCATCAAGACCACCTTCAAGGAAGAGACCGAAACCGACCTGTTCGGGGAGCAGGCGGTGCTCTGCGGCGGCGCGAGCGCGCTGGTGCAGAACGGCTTCGAGGTGCTGGTCGAGGCCGGTTACCAGCCGGAGATCGCCTACTTCGAGGTGCTGCACGAGCTCAAGCTGATCGTGGACCTGATGTGGGAGGGCGGCATCGCCGGTCAGCGCTACTCCTGCAGCGACACCGCCGAATACGGCGACCTCACCCGCGGTCCGCGGGTCATCGACGCGCACGTCAAGGAGTCGATGCGCAAGATCCTGGGCGAGATCCAGGACGGCAGCTTCGCCAAGGAGTGGGTGGCCGAGGACGAGTCCGGCCGCCCGAACTTCACCAGGCTGCAGGCGGAGGGCAACGCCCACCAGATCGAAGAGGTCGGCAAGAAGCTCCGCGCGCTGATGTCCTGGACCAACAAGTAA